In Parus major isolate Abel chromosome 3, Parus_major1.1, whole genome shotgun sequence, the following are encoded in one genomic region:
- the GPR6 gene encoding G-protein coupled receptor 6 produces the protein LPAGGGNASLELSSRAPAPAALNPWDVMLCVSGTAIACENALVVAIICYSPALRTPMFVLVGSLATADLLAGLGLILNFVFQYVIRSETVSLLTVGFLVASFAASVSSLLAITVDRYLSLYNALTYYSERTVLCIHTMLAGAWGVSLCLGLLPVLGWNCLHDRTSCSVVRPLTKSNVTLLSASFFLIFLIMLHLYIEICKIVCRHAHQIALQQHFLTAPHYVTTKKGVSTLAIILGTFGASWLPFAIYCVVGDPDYPSVYTYATLLPATYNSMINPIIYAYRNQEIQRSMWVLFCGCFQAKVSFRSRSPSDV, from the coding sequence CTGCCGGCCGGCGGCGGCAACGCCTCGCTGGAGCTCTCGTCTCGGgcccccgcgcccgccgccctCAACCCCTGGGACGTGATGCTCTGCGTGTCCGGCACCGCCATCGCCTGCGAGAACGCCCTGGTGGTTGCCATCATCTGCTACTCGCCCGCCCTGCGCACCCCCATGTTCGTGCTGGTGGGCAGCCTGGCCACGGCTGACCTCCTGGCCGGCCTCGGCCTCATCCTCAACTTCGTTTTCCAGTACGTGATCCGCTCGGAGACGGTCAGCCTGCTGACGGTGGGCTTCCTCGTCGCCTCCTTCGCCGCCTCCGTGAGTAGCCTGCTGGCCATCACGGTCGATCGCTACCTCTCCCTCTACAATGCCCTCACCTACTACTCGGAGAGGACGGTGCTCTGCATTCACACCATGCTGGCGGGTGCCTGGGGGGTCTCcctctgcctggggctgctgcccgTCCTGGGCTGGAACTGCCTCCACGACCGCACCTCCTGCAGCGTCGTCAGACCCTTGACCAAGAGTAACGTGACGCTGCTGTCTgcctctttctttctcattttcctcatcATGCTCCATCTCTACATCGAGATCTGCAAGATCGTCTGCAGGCATGCCCACCAGATagctctccagcagcactttCTGACTGCTCCGCACTATGTCACCACCAAAAAAGGAGTCTCTACCCTGGCTATCATCCTTGGGACTTTCGGAGCCAGCTGGCTGCCTTTTGCCATCTACTGTGTGGTGGGGGATCCTGACTACCCGTCTGTGTACACGTACGCCACGCTCCTACCTGCTACCTACAACTCCATGATCAACCCCATCATTTATGCCTACAGAAACCAGGAAATCCAGAGGTCCATGTGGGTGCTCTTCTGTGGCTGCTTTCAGGCTAAAGTGTCCTTTCGCTCACGGTCCCCCAGCGATGTCTGA